tttctttacccaCCTCATTAATAGTTTATCATATACAATAAAGACAGATTTGGAGTTTCAAATCTTACAGAATTTTCAACCAATAAATACAACCTgtttaaaatgaaaataaaaaagagagagagaggaagaagcatGTCAAAATATCTTAAATCTAGGGGAAAAACAGTTGTAaaatctttttcttttgcattgTAACCGAGTATTATTGTTCTATAATCAAGTGTAGGTGCTCTATAAGTGTAACTACAAGTTTAGTCTACAGGAACCCGAATCTTGATCAAAGATTCTATGGATGAAAAATCGAGCTAAAAAATGTCTCGTAAGTGAAATATTAAAACCCGATAGATTATATTAAAGAGAGCATTTTTGACTATAAGCAGTTAGTCATACCGATCAGGGGATAGTGTTTTTACAATAAACACTTGTCGAATTTAAATTTATCATGACACTATAAAATTCCTGCATCCGCCGGTGGATTCGTTCATGTGAGATTTTGCAGGAAGCTGATCGGCGCCAGGTACTTCAACAAGGACATGCTGTTGAGCAACCCGGGCGCGGTGGACGGCAACTGGTCGCGCGACACGGAGGGGCACGGCACGCACACGCTGtccaccgccggcggccgctTCGTGCCCAGGGCCAGCCTCTTCGGCTACGCCAACGGCACGGCCaagggcggcgcgccgcgggcgCGCGTCGCGGCCTACAAGGTGTGCTGGTCCGGcgagtgcgccgccgccgatgtgcTGGCGGGGTTCGAGGCCGCCAtccacgacggcgccgacgtCATCTCCGTCTCCTTCGGCCAGGACGCGCCGGTCGCCACCGTCGCTTCCTTCCTCCAGGAGCCCGTCACGCTCGGCTCCCTCCACGCCGCCATGAATGGCGTCTCCGTCGTCTGCTCCGCCGGCAACTCCGGGCCCCTCGAGGACACCGTCGTCAACGCCGCGCCGTGGgtcaccaccgtcgccgccagcACCGTCGACCGGGACTTCCCCAACGTCGTCACGCTCGGCAACAACGCGCACATGACGGTAATGATCACCTCGTCCCACGCCATTGTTAACTATAGCTGCATCCATGGACGAACACTTGGGACGACATGGCTCACGGTGCAAGCTTGTCTCTCCCAATGCTGCGTGCGTCGCAGGGGATGAGCTTGGAGACGACGACCTTGCACTCTACCCAGCTCTACTCGATGATCAAAGCCAGCGACGCCGCGCTCGCGAGCTCTGACCCCGCCGTCGCGTACGTACCATCCTTTGAACACGTGAAATTTTCTTTCTAATTTGTGTGAGATGATATGAGATCGAATTGAACTGATTCGTGTCAAAATCATGGCAAAAAAAATCTGTATGGTTTTTCAGGTCGACTTGCCCACCAGGCACGCTTGACCCGGAGAAGGTGAAGAACAAGATCGTGGTGTGCGTGCGTGGCGGCGACATCCCAAGGGTGACGAAGGGCATGACCGTCCTCAACGCCGGCGGCACCGGGATGATCCTCGCGAACGGCGAGATGGACGGCGACGACATCGTCGCCGACCCGCACGTGCTCCCAGCCACCATGATCACCTACAGCGAGGCCATGTCGCTGTACAAGTACATGGACTCCTCCAAGAACCCCGTGGCGAACATCTCGCCGTCCAAGACGGAGGTCGGCGTGAAGAACTCGCCGTCGGTGGCGGCCTTCTCGTCGCGGGGGCCAAGCGGGACGCTGCCGTGCGTGCTGAAGCCGGACATCGCGGCGCCGGGCGTGGACATCCTGGCGGCGTTCACCGAGTACGTCAGCCCGACGGAGGTCCCCAACGACGAGCGGCGGTCGGAGTACGCCATCCTGTCCGGCACGTCCATGGCGTGCCCGCACATCTCCGGCGTGATCGGGCTCCTCAaggcggcgcgcccggagtGGAGCCCCGCCGCGATGCGCTCCGCGATCATGACCACGGCGCGCACCCAGGACAACACCGGCGCGCCGATGCGCGACCACGacgggagggaggcgacggcgttCGCGTTCGGCGCCGGCAACATCCACCCGAACCGCGCCGTCGACCCGGGCCTCGTCTACGACCTCTCCAAGGAGGACTACTTCGTCTTCCTCTGCTCCATGGGGTTCAACTCCAGCGACCTCGCCAAGCTGAGCGCCGGCAACTTCACCTGCCCGGAGAAGGTCCCGCCGATGGAGGACCTCAACTACCCGTCCATCGTGGTGCCGGCGCTGCGGCACACGtcgacggtggcgcggcggctcaaGTGCgtcggccggccggcgacgtaCCGCGCGACGTGGCGCGCCCCGTACGGGGTCAACATGACGGTGGAGCCGGCGGCGCTGGAGTTCGGAAAGGACGGCGAGGTGAAGGAGTTCAAGGTGACGTTCAAGTCGGAGAAGGACAAGCTCGGCAAGGGCTACGTCTTCGGGAGGCTCGTCTGGTCGGATGGGACCCACCATGTCAGGAGCCCCGTCGTGGTCAACGCCTTGGTCTGAGGCGCCGAGATTCGTGCGCGCGCTATCGATCCAAGACGGGCGCAGATCAGGGTTTAGGTgttcttttattatttattttttgattgaGAGGGATAATATTATAGTCCATTATAGAGTGAGAGGCTAGATCTCTTGGTTGTTAATAAGGTTGGATATTTTTTCGGAATTGCTGTAAAGTTGTCGACGGTTTTTTCTCCAAAAGATTTTCACTTTGTGGACCTTTAGATTATTGTTGAGATTTGTGATACTTGGCGTTCAATATATAGTTATGTGataaatctttatctttactacttaaaaattctgtagtggtggtggtgactcCAACCCTGACAGACACGCAAACATGAGCCGTCAGATCGCCAAATCCAACTGCTAAGATCGATCCCCAGTCCCACACCACGATCGCGCTTCTCCCCCTCGATCCGCCCGTGACCCCACCCACAAACAGCGCATCGCACTCCCCACTATTCGTGCACCTACCTCCGTCGCCCGCTCTTCCGCTCCCCTCACCGCCTTCGTccaaccgccgctgccgcacagAGGAGTCCTCGGTGAGACCAAGTGCTGCCAGCGCCCGTCGCACCTGCCGCCAGGTAATCGTCGTGTCATTGCCGCATACCGCCCCTCCGGCGACATCGCATCCCCCTTCAATTTGCTGTCGCCATCACCGTCGATTCCTCCAGATCGGGCGTCGTCCATCTTGCCTCCCGTTGCCCTTGCCCGTTACCGCTGCGGTCCCCTTGCTCTCGCCGCCGCATCGCTCCCCTCCGCTGTCATCGCAGTCCGTGCCTCGTCGCTGCGCCCCTTGAATCGCCGTTGCTGTCCATCGTTCCTCCTTGCGCCCACGCCAACGGCCGCCCCCGACGACATCCTCGCAGCCCCCTCCGCCCACCCCAATCGCCACCAATGCCGCCGACGCATCACGCCCGCCCCCCATGTTGCCAACGCATCGCGCCGCCGTCCTTCTACCCCAACCCCCAACTGCAATCTCCTCGGCCTTGCCACGATTGCGATTCCTTGCCTCTCCCATTCCACTACTGCCACCAACGCGGCC
The Oryza glaberrima chromosome 8, OglaRS2, whole genome shotgun sequence DNA segment above includes these coding regions:
- the LOC127781654 gene encoding subtilisin-like protease SBT5.3, whose protein sequence is MASSRLFLAAALLCLASSAQAFKKPYIVYLGSHPYGPDASAEEHARATQSHHDLLGSVLGSKQLAKDAILYSYTKNINGFAAHLEEEVATQIARHPDVVTVMASTMLKLHTTRSWDFMDMERDGQILPDSIWKHGRFGQDVIIANLDSGVWPESNSFTDEEVVGEVPKRWKGSCSDTAKYGVSCNKKLIGARYFNKDMLLSNPGAVDGNWSRDTEGHGTHTLSTAGGRFVPRASLFGYANGTAKGGAPRARVAAYKVCWSGECAAADVLAGFEAAIHDGADVISVSFGQDAPVATVASFLQEPVTLGSLHAAMNGVSVVCSAGNSGPLEDTVVNAAPWVTTVAASTVDRDFPNVVTLGNNAHMTGMSLETTTLHSTQLYSMIKASDAALASSDPAVASTCPPGTLDPEKVKNKIVVCVRGGDIPRVTKGMTVLNAGGTGMILANGEMDGDDIVADPHVLPATMITYSEAMSLYKYMDSSKNPVANISPSKTEVGVKNSPSVAAFSSRGPSGTLPCVLKPDIAAPGVDILAAFTEYVSPTEVPNDERRSEYAILSGTSMACPHISGVIGLLKAARPEWSPAAMRSAIMTTARTQDNTGAPMRDHDGREATAFAFGAGNIHPNRAVDPGLVYDLSKEDYFVFLCSMGFNSSDLAKLSAGNFTCPEKVPPMEDLNYPSIVVPALRHTSTVARRLKCVGRPATYRATWRAPYGVNMTVEPAALEFGKDGEVKEFKVTFKSEKDKLGKGYVFGRLVWSDGTHHVRSPVVVNALV